A genomic region of Vicia villosa cultivar HV-30 ecotype Madison, WI unplaced genomic scaffold, Vvil1.0 ctg.001245F_1_1, whole genome shotgun sequence contains the following coding sequences:
- the LOC131634171 gene encoding LEAF RUST 10 DISEASE-RESISTANCE LOCUS RECEPTOR-LIKE PROTEIN KINASE-like 2.4, with protein sequence MLVRVRGGEYRCLIRLVWKIDCYRRIHLRSILQFNVKHNSMALVDGVVHLRFLLFYHLILLLLLILTSKGSGHSDDCPVSFDCGNLGFIGYPFTKVGFPNCGALAIRGCDDHNKAAVKSIQLTKGGKPFQVTKIVNYFFKGNPISIIDQNFMNLLMKSACDVFTYVNITIPPPSPFGTLYMKDNITAFKCNRTQKLITNPPSNFFKNSSCPNYDFYFGDSISDGESNPTFTSCSLFHLPVIGLGFALSGNPYPLLAHEITYQFQLSEECIRCHRDTKGHCRAHNNGQIYCPGNALTKLPEIVKMKGRSSNWKLRLVSAVVVVVAIGVGVLMLLAYCIKKKIVPAAFLLFRKKSSTNQIIEDFLKEHGHLPAARYSYSDVKKITNSFRNKLGQGGFGSVYKGKLHDERVVAVKVLSESKGNGEDFINEVASISRTSHVNIVRLLGFCLDGSKKALIYEFMSNGSLEKFIYEEKNALKDDHQLNCKILYDIAVGVARGLEYLHRGCNTRILHFDIKPHNILLDEDLCPKISDFGLAKICLKNESIVSVFGARGTPGYIAPELFSRNFGGVSHKSDVYSYGMMVLEMVGRRKNIKVEVDCSSELYFPHWIYKRLELNQDLGLKCVKNEIDEEMVRKMTVVSLWCIQTDPSNRPSMRKVVEMLEGSLQVLEIPPKPFLSSPSTSSIHVSSEML encoded by the exons ATGTTAGTCAGAGTGCGTGGCGGAGAATATAGATGTCTCATAAGACTTGTGTGGAAAATCGATTGTTATCGAAGGATACATTTACGAAGTATATTGCAATTTAATGTGAAACATAATTCAATGGCTTTAGTTGATGGTGTAGTACATCTTAGGTTTCTTTTGTTCTATCATTTAATTTTGCTCCTGTTACTTATCTTAACTAGCAAAGGAAGTGGACATAGTGATGATTGTCCCGTCTCATTTGATTGTGGAAATCTTGGGTTTATTGGCTACCCTTTTACCAAAGTTGGATTCCCAAACTGTGGTGCATTGGCAATTCGAGGTTGTGATGATCACAACAAAGCTGCTGTGAAAAGCATCCAATTAACCAAAGGAGGAAAACCATTTCAAGTTACAAAGATTGTTAATTACTTTTTCAAGGGAAACCCTATTTCCATTATTGATCAGAACTTCATGAACCTTTTGATGAAGAGTGCTTGTGATGTCTTCACCTATGTTAACATTACTATCCCTCCCCCCTCTCCTTTTGGAACTCTTTATATGAAAGACAATATAACTGCTTTCAAATGCAATCGTACCCAAAAACTAATCACCAACCCTCCAAGTAATTTCTTCAAAAATAGTTCTTGTCCGAACTATGATTTTTATTTCGGTGATTCAATATCCGATGGTGAGTCTAATCCCACTTTCACGTCATGCTCGTTATTTCATCTTCCTGTCATTGGATTAGGCTTTGCACTTTCTGGTAACCCGTATCCGTTATTAGCTCATGAAATTACCTATCAGTTTCAACTTTCTGAAGAGTGCATACGGTGTCACCGTGATACAAAAGGTCATTGTCGTGCTCACAACAACGGACAAATTTATTGCCCAGGTAATGCATTAACAAAACTTCCAGAAATAGTTAAGAT GAAGGGTAGAAGTTCAAATTGGAAGCTACGATTGGTTTCAG CTGTTGTGGTTGTGGTAGCTATTGGAGTTGGAGTGCTTATGTTATTGGCATATTGCATTAAGAAAAAGATCGTCCCTGCAGCATTTCTTTTATTCAGGAAGAAGAGTTCAACCAATCAAATTATTGAGGATTTTTTGAAAGAACATGGACATCTTCCAGCGGCTAGGTATAGTTATTCAGATgtcaagaaaataacaaactcttttagaaacaaattaggccAAGGAGGGTTTGGAAGTGTATACAAAGGGAAGTTACATGATGAACGTGTTGTTGCAGTGAAGGTTTTAAGTGAATCAAAAGGTAATGGTGAAGATTTTATCAATGAAGTTGCAAGTATCAGTAGAACTTCGCATGTCAACATTGTTAGACTTTTGGGATTCTGTTTGGATGGTTCTAAAAAGGCACTAATATATGAATTCATGTCTAATGGATCTCTTGAGAAGTTCATATATGAGGAGAAAAATGCATTGAAGGATGATCACCAATTGAATTGCAAAATACTGTATGATATTGCAGTTGGTGTTGCTCGGGGACTAGAGTACTTGCATAGAGGTTGCAACACCAGAATCTTACATTTCGACATAAAACCTCATAATATATTACTTGATGAGGATCTATGTCCGAAAATTTCAGATTTTGGACTTGCTAAAATATGTCTAAAAAATGAAAGCATTGTATCCGTATTTGGTGCAAGGGGAACACCGGGATATATTGCTCCAGAGTTGTTCTCTAGAAATTTTGGTGGGGTGTCACATAAATCAGATGTCTATAGTTATGGAATGATGGTTTTAGAAATGGTTGGTCGAAGAAAGAACATCAAAGTTGAAGTGGATTGTTCTAGTGAGTTATATTTTCCACACTGGATTTATAAACGTCTTGAATTGAATCAGGATCTTGGACTTAAGTGtgttaaaaatgaaattgatgaAGAAATGGTAAGAAAAATGACAGTGGTGAGCTTATGGTGCATACAAACTGACCCTTCAAATCGACCATCAATGCGTAAAGTGGTGGAAATGTTGGAAGGGAGCCTTCAAGTGCTGGAAATACCGCCGAAACCCTTTTTGTCTTCTCCTTCaacatcttcaatccatgttTCATCTGAAATGTTGTAG
- the LOC131634172 gene encoding uncharacterized protein LOC131634172 — translation MAPPRVKHLLWRICRGCLPSRVSLRKHFVQCPVECPVCEDNEEEDWHVFFGCNTIIQCWRAAGLLSIIEPRLHHFNDAKSLILDVCSKEDRKEAGRFAMTIEVIWKNRNNIVWNNDREGFSRMGLQAFFNWQEWFTAQDNQNRSSNSHTPINWSPPGEGWVKCNVDAGFNKTYRSTNRGWCFRDAMGRFITADIAWDIGNLSPLEAEALALKEAVQHAVFLNMNCVIFESDS, via the coding sequence ATGGCTCCTCCTAGAGTTAAACACCTGTTGTGGAGGATTTGCCGTGGTTGTTTACCGTCCCGGGTTAGCCTACGCAAACATTTTGTACAATGCCCGGTGGAGTGCCCGGTTTGTGAGGACAATGAGGAAGAGGATTGGCATGTGTTTTTCGGTTGCAATACCATTATCCAAtgttggcgggcagcaggtttgttATCTATCATTGAGCCTCGTCTTCATCATTTTAATGATGCTAAATCCCTTATTCTTGATGTTTGTAGTAAAGAAGATAGGAAGGAAGCGGGGCGGTTTGCTATGACGATAGAGGTGATTTGGAAAAACCGTAATAATATAGTGTGGAATAACGATCGAGAGGGATTCTCTAGAATGGGTTTGCAAGCCTTCTTTAATTGGCAAGAGTGGTTTACCGCCCAAGATAATCAGAATAGAAGTTCGAATTCTCATACTCCTATAAACTGGTCCCCTCCTGGTGAAGGGTGGGTTAAATGTAATGTTGATGCTGGTTTTAATAAAACTTACAGGTCCACAAATAGAGGGTGGTGTTTTCGTGATGCCATGGGTAGATTCATTACGGCCGACATTGCTTGGGATATTGGTAATTTATCGCCTTTAGAGGCGGAGGCTTTAGCCTTGAAAGAAGCGGTTCAACATGCTGTCTTTTTGAACATGAACTGTGTGATCTTTGAAAGCGACTCTTAG
- the LOC131634173 gene encoding uncharacterized protein LOC131634173 — MDDRLEDMMCDIGQDSFKRAHAYDSLCNDKDTPLYPGCTNFTRLSAVLKLFNLKAINGWTDKSFTELLELLTQMLPKGNVLPSRYYEAKKILCPMGLEYEKIHACPNDCILYRKEYVNYNHCPKCKASRYKKRHGESSDDEEVKKGPPAKVVWYLPIISRFKRLFTNANDAKNLRWHAEERKCDGQIRHVADSLQWKKIDYLFPNFGKESRNLRLGLATDGMNPFGNLNTNHSSWPVLLMIYNLSPRLSMKHKYIMLSMMISGPKQPGNDIDVYLSPLIDDLKVLWEEGVDVFDAHSGEQFNMHAMLFCTINDFPAYGNLSGYKVKGHKACPICEKDTCYHQLEKGKKTVYLGHRKFLNRYHPYRRLRKAFNGEQEHCIDVMHVEKNVCDSVIGTLLNIQGKTKDGINTRLDLGVMGIREELTPQYIGNKTYLPPACYTLSKKEKTSFCECLESIKVPHGYSSNVKRLVSVKDLKLLGLKSHDCHVLMQQLLPVAIRGILPNNVRKTITRLCLFFNAICCKAIDPLKLEDLENEVAVILCQLEMFFPPSFFDIMVHLIVHLVREIRLCGPIFLRWMYPIERYMKILKGYTKNPHRPEASIIERYIAEEAIEFCSNYLSEVNAVGVPKSRHDGRREGVGTQGLKIKSLSIDVVVQAHLYILNNTDEVQPYLSAHKSIIKKKWSVVLQGKVHDSDENQDANLDISKTPPFSTNVPTFIEEDVEDDVHAIRIDHEEGIWEN; from the exons ATGGATGATCGTCTGGAAGACATGATGTGTGATATTGGACAAGATTCGTTTAAGAGGGCACATGCGTATGATAGCTTATGCAATGACAAGGATACACCTTTGTACCCGGGATGCACAAATTTTACACGTTTGTCAGCcgtgttaaaattgtttaatctgaAGGCAATTAACGGGTGGACTGACAAAAGTTTTACCGAATTACTTGAACTGTTGACACAAATGCTTCCAAAAGGTAACGTACTGCCAAGTCGTTATTACGAGGCTAAGAAAATACTGTGTCCGATGGGTTTGGAGTatgaaaagatacatgcatgtcctaatgattgcatattatacagaAAAGAGTACGTAAACTATAACCATTGTCCAAAGTGCAAGGCGTCACGCTACAAAAAGAGACATGGTGAATCTAGTGATGATGAGGAGGTCAAAAAGGGTCCTCCTGCGAAAGTGGTATGGTACCTACCAATAATTTCAAGGTTTAAGAGATTATTCACTAATGCAAACGACGCAAAGAATCTTAGATGGCATGcagaagaaagaaaatgtgatGGACAAATCCGCCATGTAGCTGAttctttgcaatggaagaaaattgattattTGTTTCCAAATTTTGGCAAAGAGTCGAGAAACCTTAGACTTGGACTtgctactgatggaatgaatccGTTTGGTAATCTAAATACTAACCATTCTTCTTGGCCTGTTCTTCTGATGATTTACAACCTATCTCCTAGGTTGTCCAtgaagcataaatatattatgttatcCATGATGATTTCGGGCCCAAAACAACCAGGAAATgacatagatgtttatctaagTCCACTGATCGATGATTTAAAAGTGTTGTGGGAGGAAGGGGTGGATGTTTTCGATGCGCATTCTGGTGAACAGTTCAATATGCATGCCATGTTGTTTTGCACCATCAACGATTTTCCGGCATATGGCAATTTGTCTGGGTATAAAGTTAAAGGGCATAAAGCGTGTCCTATATGTGAAAAAGACACATGTTACCATCAGCTTGAAAAAGGAAAGAAGACTGTTTATCTCGGGCATCGAAAATTTCTAAATCGTTATCATCCATATCGTAGATTGCGGAAAGCTTTCAATGGGGAACAAGAGCATTGTATTGATGTGATGCACGTGGAGAAAAATGTATGTGATAGTGTAATCGGAACACTTCTCAacattcaaggcaagacaaaggaTGGTATTAATACTCGTCTAGATTTGGGCGTGATGGGTATACGAGAAGAGCTAACTCCACAATATATAG gtAACAAGACGTATCTGCCTCCTGCCTGCTACACTTTGtcgaaaaaagagaaaacaagtttTTGTGAGTGTTTAGAAAGTATCAAAGTGCCGCATGGTTACTCATCAAATGTCAAGAGGCTTGtatcagttaaagatctcaaattacttggcttaaaatctcatgacTGTCATGTCTTAATGCAACAACTACTACCAGTGGCTATTCGTGGGATATTGCCTAACAATGTTAGGAAGACTATAACTAGGTTGTGCCTGTTTTTCAATGCAATTTGTTGCAAAGCCATTGATCCATTAAAGTTAGAAGATTTGGAAAATGAGGTTGCAGTTATCTTGTGCCAATTAGAGATGTTTTTTCCTCCttcattttttgacattatggttcacttaattGTTCATCTAGTAAGGGAGATTAGATTATGTGGTCCAATTTTTTTACGGTGGATGTATCCAATAGAGCGATACATGAAGATCCTAAAAGGGTATACCAAGAATCCACACCGTCCAGAAGCATCGATTATTGAGAGGTACATTGCAGAAGAAGCAATTGAGTTTTGTTCTAATTATTTGTCGGAAGTGAATGCTGTAGGGGTTCCCAAGTCTCGTCATGATGGAAGACGTGAGGGTGTGGGTACACAAGGTTTAAAGATCAAGAGCTTAAGTATTGATGTGGTTGTTCAAGCgcatttgtatatattgaataacaCGGATGAAGTTCAACCTTACTTATCTGCTCACAAAAGCATCATAAAGAAAAA GTGGTCAGTTGTTCTACAAGGAAAGGTGCATGATAGTGATGAAAATCAAGATGCGAATCTTGATATTTCAAAAACTCCTCCTTTCTCAACAAATGTGCCTACCTTCATTGAAGAAGATGTAGAGGATGATGTGCATGCTATTCGCATAGATCATGAAGAAGGGATATGGGAGAACTAG